From Methylovorus glucosotrophus:
TTATATTGATAATTCGCCTTCTTCGCGATTTTGAAGTCGCAAAGGGAGATTAGCTCAGCTGGTAGAGCAGCGGACTCTTAATCCGTTTGTCCGGGGTTCGATCCCCCGATCTCCCACCAAAAACAAAGGCTTGTGCTCTGCACAGGCCTTTTTTATTTGCCTGGTTTGCTTCACATTCACGGGCAACTCTGCCCGGCTATCATCAGCCGTCATACCGGATTCCGGCATCTCGTTCAGCGAAAGCAAAACCTTTATCGGCAACGCCAGTCTCATATGACAACAGCATCATCAGTATAATCGGTTTTTCAGAAAATCAGGTCAGGAGCAAAGCGCATGGAGACATTCAAGGTAGAAGGCATGGTATGCGGCGGCTGCGTTAATGCTGTTACCCGGGCGATTCAGAACGAGGATGCTGCAGCCAAAGTGGAAGTGGATCTTGCCAGCGGCAAGCTGAGCACTGAAAGCACACTCAGCAAGCAAGAGCTGGCCAGCATTATTGAAGAGGCAGGCTACACGGTGGTGGGATAAGCGGCAAAACACCTGCTGGCTGATCCTGATACATGCGATCAGCCAGTCAATTCCATTCTGCCCCATAAAAAAAACCGACGTTTTCGTCGGCTTTTTTCATTCATACTGCGCGCTTCAGAACCCCAGGCTATCGAGCAGATCATCCACCTGTGCCTGACTCGCCACCACATCGACCGCATTCGGGTCGATCTGTGGCCCATTCAGCAGACCGGTATCGGCTTCTTTCTTGGGCGTATTGATATGGCCGGGCGAGAAGTCGATCAGCACTTGTACCAGCTGCTGTTCCAGATCCTGCGCCAGCGTGGTGATCTTCTTGATCACCTGACCGGTAAGATCCTGAAAATCCTGCGCCATCATGATTTCCATCAAGAGATCCTTGGTCTCAGAGGTGTTCTTCACCGTCTGGTCCAGGAAAGCCATGGTATCGGTCGCAATCGCATCGTACTGGCTCTTGAGGGCCGGGGTAGCCAGCAAGGCATCCCAACGCTTCTGCAGATCGGCAGCCTGGGTGGACAAGGCATTTTGCAGCGGTGTAGCGACATCGGTGGCATTCAGCACGCGCTCAGCCGCTTGCTCCGTCATCTTGGCCACATAATTCAGGCGTTCGCGCGCATCGGGGATTTCTGAGGCGGCTTTTTCCAGAATTTTGTCAAAGCCCAGGCCGGAGAGATTGTCGTGCAGGGCACGCGTGACATGGCCGATACGGTTGAGGATTTCGTCGTTGGTATTCACTGGAGCTGCCGACGAGCTATTGTCTTCAGAAGTAAGAGGCTCGCTCATGTTATGCCCCTGACTTTTCCAGTTTTTCAAAGATTTTTGCGAGCTTCTCATCCAGCGTGGCAGCGGTGAAGGGCTTCACCACGTAACCATTAGCGCCAGCCTGGGCAGCGGCGATGATGTTTTCCTTCTTGGCTTCTGCGGTCACCATCAGCACGGGCAGCGATGACAAGGTGGGGTCGGCGCGGATTTCCTTCAGCATGGTCAGGCCATCCATATTTGGCATGTTCCAGTCGGACACGACAAACTCAAAATTGCCGCCACGCAGCTTGCTGAGGGCCATGACGCCATCTTCGGCTTCATCGACATTGGTATAGCCCAGCTCCTTGAGCAGGTTGCGCACAATTCGGCGCATGGTTGAAAAGTCATCAACCACGAGAAATTTGGTATTTGGATTAGCCATCTAAAACTCCATAGTTATGTGCTGCCATGATCCAATCAGGCTGATCCGTGATGTTAGCGAATTGAATCATGTTACCGAGCATTGATTAAGGTCTTACCTTGTTTATCGTCCAAAACCGGGCAAGCTTTAATCAGCATCTTAGCAAAATTACACACGCAGCGACTGCGAGCTGTTGGCCATCAGGTACGCCAGCACGCGGGAAGGCATGTCGCGCAGATGCAATTCTTCATCCACACCGCCATGCGCCACCGCTTCGCGCGGCATGCCGTAGACCACGCAGCTCTCTTCGTTCTGCGCAAAATTGTAGGCACCTGCCTCTTTCATGGCGCGCATGCCGAGGGCGCCATCCTTGCCCATGCCAGTAAGTATCACCCCAATGGCATTCTTGCCAGCCTGGGCGGCTGCCGAGTCAAACAGCACGTCTACCGATGGCTTGTGACGGCTCACCGGCGCGGCATCGCTCAATTCGGTTACATAGTTGGCGCCGCTACGTGCCAGCAGCAAGTGTTTGTCGCCCGGTGCGATAAAGGCATGCCCCGGCAGGATACGCTCGCCACCCTGCGCTTCGGCCACGGAAATCTGGCATAAGGAATCCAGGCGATTGGCGAATGAACGGGTAAAGCCAGCTGGCATGTGTTGGGTGATCAGGATACCGGGACAGTCAGGCGGCATTTCCATCAGGAAAGATTTGATCGCCTCGGTACCACCGGTCGAGGCGCCAATAATGATCAGCTTTTCACTACTGATCAGCGGGTTGCGAAGCGAAGCATTTTGTTGAGGTGCGCCTGGAGTTGGCGCGGTGCTGCGTGGCGCCAAGGTTGAGATACGGGCTTGCTTGGCAGCGCGGATCTTGTCTGCAATGAGATCAGCGTATTCACGGATGCCGTCACTGATGGCGAGCTTGGGCTTGGTAACAAAATCAATGGCGCCAAGCTCGAGCGCGCGCATGGTGATTTCCGAGCCACGCTCGGTCAGGGTGGAGACCATGACTACCGGCATGGGGCGGAGGCGCATCAGGCGTTCCAGAAAATCCAGCCCGTCCATCTTCGGCATTTCCACATCCAGCGTCAGCACGTCGGGATTGGTTTGCTTGATCAAATCACGCGCGATCAACG
This genomic window contains:
- the cheY gene encoding chemotaxis response regulator CheY, which produces MANPNTKFLVVDDFSTMRRIVRNLLKELGYTNVDEAEDGVMALSKLRGGNFEFVVSDWNMPNMDGLTMLKEIRADPTLSSLPVLMVTAEAKKENIIAAAQAGANGYVVKPFTAATLDEKLAKIFEKLEKSGA
- a CDS encoding protein-glutamate methylesterase/protein-glutamine glutaminase, yielding MKIKVLVIDDSALIRSLLTEIINSQPDMEVVATAPDPLIARDLIKQTNPDVLTLDVEMPKMDGLDFLERLMRLRPMPVVMVSTLTERGSEITMRALELGAIDFVTKPKLAISDGIREYADLIADKIRAAKQARISTLAPRSTAPTPGAPQQNASLRNPLISSEKLIIIGASTGGTEAIKSFLMEMPPDCPGILITQHMPAGFTRSFANRLDSLCQISVAEAQGGERILPGHAFIAPGDKHLLLARSGANYVTELSDAAPVSRHKPSVDVLFDSAAAQAGKNAIGVILTGMGKDGALGMRAMKEAGAYNFAQNEESCVVYGMPREAVAHGGVDEELHLRDMPSRVLAYLMANSSQSLRV
- the cheZ gene encoding protein phosphatase CheZ produces the protein MSEPLTSEDNSSSAAPVNTNDEILNRIGHVTRALHDNLSGLGFDKILEKAASEIPDARERLNYVAKMTEQAAERVLNATDVATPLQNALSTQAADLQKRWDALLATPALKSQYDAIATDTMAFLDQTVKNTSETKDLLMEIMMAQDFQDLTGQVIKKITTLAQDLEQQLVQVLIDFSPGHINTPKKEADTGLLNGPQIDPNAVDVVASQAQVDDLLDSLGF
- a CDS encoding heavy-metal-associated domain-containing protein, with product METFKVEGMVCGGCVNAVTRAIQNEDAAAKVEVDLASGKLSTESTLSKQELASIIEEAGYTVVG